The Rhodothermus profundi genome includes a window with the following:
- a CDS encoding UPF0489 family protein, giving the protein MGVRILDIDLDFFLNKVQFWPGFGRPVDPELRPWSPDAVRDFLETRCGLRRDRPLPGLIVDEHHEIFLDWRRRIQEGLLRPPFEVVHIDAHADLGFGDASVPYVVTELLSRSPDERAFPRVGGREGLGPGNYLLFAIACRWICRLTYVYHPGRYADLPSHIVQLTTRGEGFIQLPFYGPRPPELLQHRWPARPIAWEPPVPYREVPGPAYRNTEGPFDLLYIARSPAYTPAEADRLLDIFREYLAEPAALLQRTDRHPIRLPLNVKGRLPSREGGR; this is encoded by the coding sequence ATGGGAGTACGGATATTAGATATCGACCTGGATTTTTTTCTTAACAAAGTGCAATTCTGGCCTGGATTTGGGCGTCCTGTAGATCCTGAGCTGCGTCCGTGGTCGCCTGATGCGGTGCGGGATTTTCTGGAAACCCGTTGTGGATTGCGGCGAGACCGTCCGCTTCCGGGCCTCATTGTGGACGAGCACCACGAGATTTTTCTGGACTGGCGTCGCCGTATTCAGGAAGGGCTACTTCGCCCGCCCTTTGAAGTCGTGCACATTGATGCGCATGCAGACCTGGGGTTTGGCGATGCAAGCGTCCCTTATGTCGTGACCGAATTACTCAGCCGTTCGCCAGACGAACGCGCCTTTCCGCGCGTGGGTGGTCGCGAAGGTCTGGGCCCGGGCAATTATTTACTTTTTGCCATTGCCTGTCGATGGATTTGCCGCCTGACGTATGTCTATCATCCGGGACGCTATGCGGACCTGCCCTCCCACATTGTGCAGCTAACCACTCGCGGCGAGGGGTTCATCCAACTGCCCTTCTACGGGCCCCGTCCGCCTGAGCTGTTGCAGCACCGCTGGCCGGCAAGGCCGATAGCCTGGGAGCCGCCAGTTCCCTATCGGGAAGTACCCGGTCCTGCGTACCGGAACACGGAAGGCCCCTTCGACCTGCTCTACATTGCCCGTTCTCCCGCCTATACGCCCGCCGAAGCTGACCGGCTGCTGGACATCTTTCGAGAGTATCTGGCCGAGCCGGCAGCCTTGCTGCAGCGGACGGACCGCCATCCCATACGGCTGCCTTTGAATGTAAA